One segment of Methylocella silvestris BL2 DNA contains the following:
- a CDS encoding ATP-dependent DNA ligase, which translates to MTQTSPDDRPVFGIPVETAPMEARLADLLPEDSAWQYEPKWDGFRCLAFRAGEDLELRAKSGKPLQRYFPEVAAYLRQIPAGRFVVDGELIIEIDGEFSFAALQARLHPAASRIRRLSGETPARFILFDMLVDAEGAVLIGEPLLTRRRALEAFMARAGAPSRQLELSPVTLDPKKAHRWLEDSRRGAIDGVMAKRRDGFYEPGARAMIKVKRKRTADCVVGGFRYAANSRKVGSLLLGLYDDAGKLDHVGFTSAISEAERQALTEKLEALRGPPGFTGRAPGGPSRWSTERSSKWEPLRPELVVEVCFDQVTDGRFRHGTRLMRWRPDKSPRQCKMAQLN; encoded by the coding sequence ATGACGCAAACATCGCCAGATGACCGGCCGGTGTTTGGCATTCCCGTCGAGACGGCCCCGATGGAGGCTCGCCTCGCCGACCTGCTGCCGGAAGATTCGGCTTGGCAATATGAGCCGAAATGGGACGGGTTTCGCTGTCTCGCCTTCCGGGCGGGCGAAGACCTCGAACTCAGGGCGAAATCGGGAAAGCCGCTGCAACGATATTTCCCGGAGGTCGCCGCCTATCTGCGTCAGATTCCCGCCGGGCGCTTCGTCGTCGATGGCGAACTCATCATCGAAATAGACGGCGAATTTTCCTTCGCGGCCCTGCAGGCTCGGCTGCATCCGGCGGCCTCCCGTATTCGAAGGCTCTCCGGCGAAACGCCGGCCCGCTTCATTCTATTCGACATGCTGGTTGACGCCGAGGGCGCCGTTCTGATCGGCGAGCCTCTACTGACGCGGCGGCGGGCGCTCGAAGCTTTTATGGCGCGGGCCGGCGCGCCATCGCGTCAGCTGGAGCTTTCGCCCGTCACGCTCGACCCCAAGAAGGCGCATCGATGGCTCGAGGACTCGCGGCGCGGCGCGATCGACGGCGTGATGGCGAAGCGCCGCGACGGGTTCTATGAGCCCGGCGCGCGCGCCATGATCAAGGTCAAGCGCAAGCGCACGGCCGATTGCGTCGTCGGCGGATTTCGCTACGCGGCCAATTCGCGCAAGGTCGGCTCCTTGCTTCTCGGCCTCTACGACGATGCCGGGAAGCTCGATCATGTCGGCTTCACCTCCGCGATCAGCGAGGCGGAGCGGCAAGCTTTAACAGAGAAGCTCGAAGCGTTGCGCGGGCCGCCCGGCTTCACCGGCCGCGCGCCCGGCGGCCCCAGCCGTTGGAGCACGGAGCGGAGCTCCAAATGGGAGCCGCTGCGGCCGGAACTGGTGGTCGAAGTATGTTTCGATCAAGTCACCGATGGGCGCTTTCGCCATGGGACAAGGCTCATGCGCTGGCGGCCCGATAAATCGCCGCGCCAATGCAAGATGGCGCAATTGAACTGA
- a CDS encoding DUF3072 domain-containing protein — MTKQLHTDNPKLDPDPPTNLEKDPDEWVSGDDPMTGAQSSYLKTLSEQAHAPEQFEPDLSKAEASRRIDALKHQLERERGA; from the coding sequence ATGACAAAACAACTGCACACCGACAATCCAAAGCTTGATCCCGACCCGCCGACAAATCTTGAAAAAGACCCCGACGAATGGGTTTCAGGCGATGATCCAATGACCGGCGCGCAATCTTCCTATTTGAAAACCCTGTCGGAACAGGCGCATGCGCCCGAGCAATTCGAGCCGGACCTTTCAAAGGCGGAGGCGAGCAGGCGGATCGACGCGCTGAAGCATCAACTGGAGCGGGAGCGCGGCGCGTGA
- a CDS encoding DUF3175 domain-containing protein: MTRQRKWSNDVTQNSDALDLEKDIFASDSPEAIAQSLKRSVEQSHRRKAEPFRSAMSMLTFYVNRAGRNLSQRRRKILEAAKTRLRAAFGRPQPK, encoded by the coding sequence ATGACCCGTCAACGCAAATGGTCGAACGACGTGACGCAAAACAGCGACGCGCTCGATCTTGAAAAGGATATCTTCGCCTCGGACAGCCCCGAGGCCATCGCGCAATCGCTCAAGCGATCCGTCGAACAGAGCCACAGGCGCAAAGCGGAGCCATTTCGCTCGGCGATGTCGATGCTGACTTTCTATGTCAACCGCGCCGGCCGCAATCTGTCGCAACGCCGGCGAAAGATCCTCGAAGCCGCGAAGACAAGGCTTCGCGCTGCCTTCGGCCGACCGCAGCCGAAGTAG